From a single Anomaloglossus baeobatrachus isolate aAnoBae1 chromosome 4, aAnoBae1.hap1, whole genome shotgun sequence genomic region:
- the LOC142302609 gene encoding histone H2B 1.1, with protein sequence MPDPAKSAPAPKKGSKKAVTKTQKKDGKKRRKSRKESYAIYVYKVLKQVHPDTGISSKAMGIMNCFVGDIFERIAGEASRLAHYNKRHTITSREIQTAVRLLLPGELAKHAVSEGTKAVTKYTSAK encoded by the coding sequence ATGCCTGATCCCGCCAAGTCCGCCCCAGCGCCCaagaagggctccaagaaagccgtgaccaagactcagaagaaggacggcaagaagcggaggaagagccggaaggagagctatgccatctacgtgtacaaggtgctgaagcaggtgcaccccgacaccggcatctcctccaaggccatgggcatcatgaactgcttcgtcggtgacatcttcgagcgcatcgcaggggaagcctcccgcctggcgcactacaacaagcgccacaccatcacctcccgggagatccagaccgccgtgcgcctgctgctgcccggagagctggccaagcacgccgtgtccgagggcaccaaggccgtcaccaagtacaccagcgccaagtga